Sequence from the Priestia megaterium genome:
AAGCCTTGGCCAGGAAGGTCTCCCATAATTACGTGCATTCCAACCGAACGCCACATCTCAATCAGCCAGCGATAGCGTCCGTGATGCTCCGCTGCTCCATGGACCATGACAATAACGCCTTTTGGATTTACTGCTTCCCATTTATGCATTTGAGTTACTCCTTCTTCCTTTTTTTGTTTACCTGCTTAAAAAACCTTTGTACACTTACATTAGAAGATTTACTACTTTTTTTCAACTAATAAAGGGAGATGATTTGATGATTTATCCGTATAAAGAAAAAATACCTACCATTGCCCCCAGCTGCTTCATCGCAGACTATGTCACGATTACTGGAGATGTCACCATTGGTGAAGAAAGCAGCATTTGGTTTAACACTGTTATTAGAGGAGATGTTTCACCTACGATTATTGGTAAACGAGTAAATATACAAGATCAATCAACACTCCATCAAAGCCCAAATGCTCCTTTGCTTATTGAGGATGATGTGACAGTAGGACATCAAGTTATTTTACATAGCTCCATCATCCGCAAACGCGCGCTCATTGGCATGGGTTCTATTATTTTAGACGGTGCGGAAATTGGCGAAGGTGCTTTTATCGGTGCTGGAAGCTTAGTGCCTCCCGGTAAAAAAATACCGCCTAATACTCTCGCACTCGGCCGACCTGCTAAAGTGATCCGCACTCTGACAGAAGAGGATTTAAAAGATATGCAGCGCATTCGTACAGAATATGTAGAAAAAGGGCAGTATTATAAGTCTATTAAGAAACCTGATTCTTCATTATAAAGGAAACGTTCCCTCAGAAAGTCATACTGAGGGAATTTTTTTAGTATCTCCACAAACTCTCCAATCATGTTCTATTCTCTCCACAATTGTAAAGAAATTTCCATATTAATTTACATCGTTTTAGTACTGCCTCCACAATTAAAGATTAAACTGAATAATAAAGACGTATTTATTGAAAAGGGAGCGACTCTATGAAAGCCAAGTTAATTCAGTATGTATACGATGCCGAATGCCGATTATTCAAAAGCGTAAACCAACATTTTGATCGAAAGCACTTAAATAGATTTTTACGTTTACTAACTCACGCCGGCGGAGCCGCGTTTACCATTGTGATAGCGTGCTTGCTGCTATTTCTGCATCCTTCATCCGTCGCTTACGCTTGTGCGTTTTCTCTAGCCGTTAGTCATATTCCTGTCGCCATGGCTAAAAAACTATATCCGAGAAAACGACCTTATATTCAATTAAAACATACAAAAGTATTAGAAAATCCATTAAAAGATCATTCATTTCCATCTGGGCATACAACAGCTATTTTTTCGTTGGTTACCCCTCTTATGATTGTTTATCCAGCCTTCGCTGCCGTTCTTTTGCCTCTTGCAGTAACGGTAGGAATTTCAAGAATTTATCTCGGTCTGCACTATCCGACGGATGTCATCGTAGGCCTGATGCTGGGCATCTTTTCAGGTGCTGTTTCACTGAACATATTTTTAACTTAATTGATAGGAGGAGTACTAATGAGAATTGCTTTATTTACGGATACATTTGCTCCAGAAGTTAACGGAGCTGCTAAAACACTTTATCAATTTACTCAGTATGTCAAATCAAAGCAAATTCCCATCCAGGTATTTGCTC
This genomic interval carries:
- a CDS encoding gamma carbonic anhydrase → MIYPYKEKIPTIAPSCFIADYVTITGDVTIGEESSIWFNTVIRGDVSPTIIGKRVNIQDQSTLHQSPNAPLLIEDDVTVGHQVILHSSIIRKRALIGMGSIILDGAEIGEGAFIGAGSLVPPGKKIPPNTLALGRPAKVIRTLTEEDLKDMQRIRTEYVEKGQYYKSIKKPDSSL
- a CDS encoding phosphatase PAP2 family protein — its product is MKAKLIQYVYDAECRLFKSVNQHFDRKHLNRFLRLLTHAGGAAFTIVIACLLLFLHPSSVAYACAFSLAVSHIPVAMAKKLYPRKRPYIQLKHTKVLENPLKDHSFPSGHTTAIFSLVTPLMIVYPAFAAVLLPLAVTVGISRIYLGLHYPTDVIVGLMLGIFSGAVSLNIFLT